The DNA sequence AAGTTTCCCCAAGAACCTTTTTCTAACTCTCAAAGTCCAGTTCGTCTTCTACCTTTTGGTTGCTTAATTCAAGACATGCTCAATGGCTGCTCGAAGGTCTTGCTAAGTCTTTAGCAACCGTCTTTTCCCtcatttttttgtgttttttgactCGACCATCTTAACATATTTCATGATGACAGATTACTTGGATGGAACACATGGAAATAGAAGATATAAGACCAATTCTTAATCTTTACATGCAACATGTATGTAGTGGTTTAGCATTCGGTGCCACGAGAAAGCTTGCTACACTTCAAAGAACATGTGAAAGGCTTACTTGTTTGATGGATGTTAGTAATATCTCCTATTTTGGAGGAGGTTAGCCATCTACATGCTCTGCATTTTAATTTTTTCTATGTCTATTTAGTGGTGCCGTTGTGACACAAGTATATGAAATTATTTAAACACATGATTTCCAGTAATTACATCCACTCATGGCAAATGAAGTTTGATGAAACTTTCCCAGAGGATGGTTAAGACTTTTTGTTCTAGCATCAACACAGAATGGGCAGCAAGCGATGATCTCTGGGATGAACAATTTGGAAGTACGTGCAACGCTTCAAAGGTGCACTGATCCTCGCCATCCTAACAGCATTGTTCTGAGTGCAGCAACTACTATTTCGGTCCCATTTGCTTCTGTAGAGGTTTTCAATTTCTTTAGAGACGGAAAAAACGGAGCCCTTGTAAGATTTAAGAGACAAAGTTTCTTTTTCTGGTGCAAAGCTTCTTATGCATATCACTCTTACAAGTAATCTTTCGTTTGTTTTTTTGATCAGTGGGATGTTTTTTCTAATCATAATCCTGTTCAAGAGATTGGCCATATTGCGTGTGGATCTCATCCAGGGAATAGAATCTCTATTCTCGGGGTATGATTTTCAGTATTTGTTTTGCTTTAAGTTATACTTGAACAACATAATTGTTTTTATACTTGCCCCGTTTAATTAAAGCAATCTTACGATTGGCAGGCCTCGGGTACCAGCCAGAGCAACATGTTAATACTTCAAGAAAGCTGCATCCACTCATCAGGTGCCCTTGTTGTGTACTGTCCTATAGACCCACATGCCATCAACATAGCCATGAGTAGTGAAGACCTCTCTGTTGTCCCAATCTTATCCTCTGGATTCGGAATATCACCTGATGCTGTAGAAAATCTGGGTCCTGGAGAAATGTCAGCTGGATCACTTGTTACAATAGTGGTACAAATTATCGTGAGCAACTTGACAACAGGTACGATGAGCCAAGAGGCGGTGAATACAATTAATCACCTGGTGGGAAACACTATAACTCGGGAGTCTGTGAAGCACCCTATTTAGATGACCATTGATTACAGGCGGGAAGATTAGTTGATATTAGAGATGCCTAACTTAACTTAGGGTAAACATACCAGAAAAACCATAAATGTAGCTAAAGGTAAGTTCGGTTTCTCCAATCTCGACTATTTATCCCATTGATAAAAGGTGTCCCTCATAAACATTGCCGTGTCTAACTCAATATTTAGTTTTATATACTGACTCCGGCTTTTTACCAATTTCCGTGTAAAAAAGTTCATATGTCTACGGTTAAGAGATAAAGGATTCAAAGCCTTTGATCACACAAAGTAAGTAAAAAATGGTTGGGGTTATGGACTTTCTGTTCATCTAGACTTGTAAAGAGTTCTAACTAGGGGAGGATCTAGTAAGGATCAAATTTTACATTTTTTTGccaataaatttttaaaaaaatatatgaaagtatCCCCTCAAATTTCAAAATAAAGGGGACTTGTTAAAAATTGTCTGGTATCCCCTAAAAGAAAGTTCCTACATTTGCCCCTAGTTCTAATTAGTCATCCTCCCATATAAAGGTTGCTTTTCTCAACATAGAGAATTTCAACCAATCAAAAGGTAGTAAATGTGGAGCACTCAGTTTAGTTTTAAGTAATCACGTGCTCTGCTACACAAGTCTAAactattttattatatttaaatatttttataccAAAAAATATTTTGCAACTTCATATTTTGAAGTTAACATTTTAAAAAATCCTCTCatgagtttgtgttattaaattataaatttaaattataaaagtAAAAGATAAGTAATGAAGTTTTATTTCAGATAACATAAAATTTAGagttaatataaaatattaatattttaatattcaAAACCATTGCTTTTTATATGTACATAATACATAAGATTTAAAAAATATAAGCACATatgaaatttttttataatatatatttaaaaaataatactAATATTTTACGATAGAGACATAAATATCTCTTaacattattttaaattttaaaattcaaatttaaaactAAAAGATAAGTTCCTATCCTAGGATTTCTATATAAAATACACATGTGCAGAAAAATTTCACTCATGAAAATTTTAAATTACTTTGGGATGACATTGTTTTCACCTCCATCAATGATTGTCCAAGTCTCTCTCAAATCTCACTCTATCCTCAAGGTTATCCTCCATTAAATTCTATTTATGTTAAAAAATTAAGCATTACAATTCAAAAGATACATGGTCAACTTACTAATATGATAACCGATAGAAGGTAGCACCAAATATTTAGTTAAGTTATTTTGTAACTTGCATAAATCTTAAATCATTATGTCATTATTGTTCACCAACATTAttatgtttcaattttttttttttttacatttAGTTTTATGATTATTTTTTTTAGTATTTTTGCACTAAGTTATAGTTTCAAGTGATATTTTTTTTATGGGGAGATTAGAAAATTGATATCTAAAACTATGAATAATGTAAATGAATTAATGTACCAGGTATAATAAGATAAaatttatatgtatataatatgtatatattatGTTTATCTTAAATTTAAATAACTCAATTATCATgctatataatataatattttattttacgCGAAAAACAAACAAGTTCCCCACCATATTGAAAGATCTTGAAGGAGAATTAATGCACACTTTTATTGGATAATAAAAATTTGGCAGATGGAAGTGGGTCTTTATTGTCTCAAACTTGTTGAAAGTGCACATAATAAACAAATTAATTCAAATCTAATATTACATAGTTATATATTTGTTCTACAATTTTTTTTTGAACTTTTAATTGCAGCAAATTTGTAGGTAAATAAGGAGGCATAAATTCaacaaataaattttttgaaCATTTGACATCTTGAAGTAGGGATATATTAATAGTGGAATTTTATTTTTAAGACTAGATTTTTTTTAGAGTAGCACTTTGTTAGTTAGTTTATTTGAAAAAATAGTAATTTTAATGTATTTTTCAACTTTTATGAATGCACTgcttagtttttaaaattatcaaGTTCATAAATGTtcattatattttattattttttcgTACCAGTAAAATCCATTTTATTATATATGAACCCTCACATATCtgtttaaattatattttatttaacgatttgcttacaatttaataattttaataataaaaatgaatGAATTTGTTTCCCAGTGCACGGGCAAGTACTAATCATTGAATAACAAATTGATCGGTTATATAAAAATCAGCCCATTGATGTAGAtggaaaaagaaaaagattcaTTAAGAAAAACTCAGACCATGATGCACAACAATTGGAGAAGCATTTACCACCAAGCTGCAGATCTCGAAAAAAAAGTTTAATAAAGAACAATTGAAAAGCATTTACCATGATGCACAACAATTGAATAACCTAGTTTTTTGTCTAGGTTCCTGAGAAATCCATGTTTTGAAGTTGTCCTCTGGAAATTTAATAAAGAAAAATTTCCTATACATTCTATTAAAAAGTTCTTACTATGGATGAATGAGGTATCTAACTACCAGTCTACCTGTAAGTGGACCGAGGCAAAAGATTCATGATGGTTTTCTTAATGaactttaatatttttatgtCAGTTTTGCTCAACAATAGTGTACGTTAAGTTTGTGACAATTGGTAGATTGAGTTTTTAGTCAGTGACATACATTACAAAGATTGAGGAACTGTATTTTAATTAGGTTCTTAGTCCTAATAATTGGGTGTTAAATAAGTGTTTTATAACATATTGTTTCACAATTTTCATATCATTATATGTTAAGGGCTCAGATCTAATATTATTTTTTCGTTTCCGCGGATTGAACATTTTGAGGAAAATATCGTGAAAAGGAACAAAAATGCTTTAAACTGCGCCATTGATATATAAATTCGACGCCTCTAGACcaatatattaaataaaatttatccGGCATTCAATTATCATGGAACATGACTcctttaaataaaaaattattttaattttataaaaatatgacTAACTGTGGTACATAATGACACATTATATACAACTcgtatttattatttatttggCCTTCAAGACTAAATTATATTGAATAGAAAGAAAAAACAACTTTATTAACCTCCAATTAATTCCTTATCTAATTAGAATCTCCGGCTTGAATCTCCCCTAGCTGCTTATAAATGACTAATATCTCCTCCCTCCTAACTTgcaatttaatataaattattataaacAAACACCTTTTTCTCTCTTTTACATAGTTGTAATAAACTATTTATGTGATAATCAACTAACTTACTACAATACTTGAATTCAAAAGATAATGAGTAGCACGAATCACAACTGTTTGAGACTTAATACAATCGACCGACTTTCGAGAGGtcctctctctcccaaaactaTAATACGACTACTAAATTATCCAATTGCATAACCCTAACTTTCACATATGTTGCCTCTCTTATCCGTCCCTCCCCCAAAGACACTTGTATCCCTTACTTTTCTAAGTGCTTCATTCTTTGCCCTTCTGTCCAGAAATTACCTCTTTTGCCCTGTCTTTTTTCCTGGTATACGTAATTAATTGTTTTTCATTTGGTTTGTTCATTACATTACCCGGGGCTCAAAGTTTCACCTTGTCCGCAAGGTGGAAGTCTGGAAACCTTGTATCCAAGTCATTAGCCGCCTCCCAAGTAGCTTCAAATAATGGATATCCATACCATTTAATTAAGACTTCCAATGTAGACTGGGAACCATATTGCACTTTCTGCACGTCCACTACTGACTCAAGTGTGGCTAACTGCTCTGGTTTATGTGCTAGATGTGCTGGAATTGTATTAGATGCACTGGCTGATCCAATTGTTCATTTTAGTTGGGAGATATGAAAGACCAGATGAATCTTAATTTCATCTGGGAGCTTCAAACGGTATGCCACCTGCCCAGTTCGTTGCAATACTTCAACTGGGCCATAGAATTTTGGAGATAGCTTTTCATAAGGTCGGTATACTGTGGAGTGTTGCCTATAAGGCTGAAGCTTAACATACACACATTCTCCCACCTGGAAAGCATCATCCCTCCTCTTTTTATCTGCATTGTCTTTCATGGTCTGCTGAGCACACAATAAATTATAATACAACTCATCTAGCACCGCATTATGTTTTTGGAGGATTGTTTCAGCACTATCAATTGGAGAATGTCCCATGCCCAACCGAGCAACTAATGGTGGATCCCTCCCATACAAGACTTTAAATGGTGTTAATTTTGTCGACAAATGGGGGGAAGTATTATAAGAAAACTCAGCCCAGTATAACCATTTCGACCAAGACTTAGGACTGGGCATCCCCTCAATGAAACCTAGTGTAACATCTTCCTATACTCTAATTGGTACTGGTAACGGTTGTAAACAGTGACATGTCTAGCTGACAAGGATGTCACGTGCCTATCAAATAATAATTCCTAACAA is a window from the Apium graveolens cultivar Ventura chromosome 1, ASM990537v1, whole genome shotgun sequence genome containing:
- the LOC141721541 gene encoding homeobox-leucine zipper protein HDG11-like encodes the protein MISGMNNLEVRATLQRCTDPRHPNSIVLSAATTISVPFASVEVFNFFRDGKNGALWDVFSNHNPVQEIGHIACGSHPGNRISILGASGTSQSNMLILQESCIHSSGALVVYCPIDPHAINIAMSSEDLSVVPILSSGFGISPDAVENLGPGEMSAGSLVTIVVQIIVSNLTTGTMSQEAVNTINHLVGNTITRESVKHPI